The proteins below are encoded in one region of Scyliorhinus torazame isolate Kashiwa2021f chromosome 8, sScyTor2.1, whole genome shotgun sequence:
- the ndufb4 gene encoding NADH dehydrogenase [ubiquinone] 1 beta subcomplex subunit 4 gives MADYKEAPLASLPQTLDPREYLELNPDERRAQEERLAIRARLKLQYLRQLNNPGRTELIEDPALVRWVHARHLNHVYPNFRPSPKTSLLGFVCGVVPLFVLYSIFKTDRDRKEKLIKEGMERPFSLMS, from the exons ATGGCGGATTATAAAGAGGCGCCGCTCGCTTCCCTTCCGCAAACCCTCGACCCCCGCGAATATCTGGAGCTGAACCCGGATGAGCGCCGGGCCCAAGAAGAGAGACTCGCAATCCGGGCCCGCCTGAAGCTGCAGTATCTGAGACAGCTCAACAACCCGGGGCGGACCGAGCTGATA GAAGATCCAGCCCTCGTTCGGTGGGTACATGCTCGCCATCTGAACCATGTCTATCCTAATTTTCGTCCAAGCCCTAAAACATCACTGCTGGGATTTGTCTGTGGTGTAGTGCCTCTATTTGTTTTGTACTCCATCTTCAAAACTGATCGG GACCGTAAAGAAAAGCTCATCAAGGAGGGAATGGAGCGACCATTCAGTCTAATGTCATAA